One region of Bombus affinis isolate iyBomAffi1 chromosome 5, iyBomAffi1.2, whole genome shotgun sequence genomic DNA includes:
- the LOC126916214 gene encoding deoxynucleotidyltransferase terminal-interacting protein 2 isoform X1, which translates to MDIIIDTEGQADLLTKDHLVDSDEDDLDFENNAGTQSVKFFDIEEDLIQDEVPIQKVIRNPTKDIDLEEFEKDMGWSNKTVSSKRRAHTATPAPDVTKLTKELTSIDQVLKKSVIAPGFEQLNAVPPYMLTERLLQAQRRKERAKTKGKSWFNMPAPELTPEVKNDLQVIRMRSVLDPKHFYKKNDLKTIPKYFQIGKVMDSHLDYYSGRLTKKERKKTIVDELMADAEFSKFNKRKYKEIIDEKKKLHYKAHRHARKLKGRKKK; encoded by the exons atggaTATAATAATTGATACGGAAGGCCAAGCAGATTTATTGACGAAAGATCATTTGGTAGACAGCGATGAGGACGACTTAGACTTTGAAAATAACG CAGGTACACAGTCGGTCAAATTCTTTGACATAGAGGAAGATTTAATCCAAGATGAGGTTCCAATTCAAAAAGTGATTCGCAACCCAACTAAGGATATCGATCTCGAGGAATTTGAAAAAGATATGGGTTGGTCAAACAAAACAGTATCCTCAAAAAGAAGGGCTCATACAGCAACTCCTGCTCCAGATGTAACCAAACTGACAAAAGAATTGACATCGATAGATCAGGTACTTAAAAAAAGTGTCATAGCACCTGGTTTTGAACAGCTTAATGCTGTACCTCCTTATATGTTAACTGAAAGATTATTACAAGCTCAGAGACGCAAAGAGCGTGCTAAAACTAAAGGCAAAAGTTGGTTTAATATGCCTGCTCCTGAATTGACACCAGAAGTCAAAAATGATCTTCAAGTTATAAGAATGAGATCAGTGTTGGATCCAAAACATTTCTATAAAAAGAATGATCTTAAAACAATACCAAAGTACTTTCAAATTGGTAAAGTTATGGATTCACATTTGGATTACTACTCTGGTCGTCTTACTAAGAAAGAACGTAAGAAGACAATTGTTGACGAACTTATGGCTGATGCTGAATTTTCTAAGTTTAATAAACgtaaatataaagaaatcaTTGATGAGAAGAAAAAGTTGCATTATAAAGCTCATAGACATGCAAGGAAACTTAAAGggaggaagaaaaaataa
- the LOC126916214 gene encoding deoxynucleotidyltransferase terminal-interacting protein 2 isoform X2 produces MDIIIDTEGQADLLTKDHLVDSDEDDLDFENNGTQSVKFFDIEEDLIQDEVPIQKVIRNPTKDIDLEEFEKDMGWSNKTVSSKRRAHTATPAPDVTKLTKELTSIDQVLKKSVIAPGFEQLNAVPPYMLTERLLQAQRRKERAKTKGKSWFNMPAPELTPEVKNDLQVIRMRSVLDPKHFYKKNDLKTIPKYFQIGKVMDSHLDYYSGRLTKKERKKTIVDELMADAEFSKFNKRKYKEIIDEKKKLHYKAHRHARKLKGRKKK; encoded by the exons atggaTATAATAATTGATACGGAAGGCCAAGCAGATTTATTGACGAAAGATCATTTGGTAGACAGCGATGAGGACGACTTAGACTTTGAAAATAACG GTACACAGTCGGTCAAATTCTTTGACATAGAGGAAGATTTAATCCAAGATGAGGTTCCAATTCAAAAAGTGATTCGCAACCCAACTAAGGATATCGATCTCGAGGAATTTGAAAAAGATATGGGTTGGTCAAACAAAACAGTATCCTCAAAAAGAAGGGCTCATACAGCAACTCCTGCTCCAGATGTAACCAAACTGACAAAAGAATTGACATCGATAGATCAGGTACTTAAAAAAAGTGTCATAGCACCTGGTTTTGAACAGCTTAATGCTGTACCTCCTTATATGTTAACTGAAAGATTATTACAAGCTCAGAGACGCAAAGAGCGTGCTAAAACTAAAGGCAAAAGTTGGTTTAATATGCCTGCTCCTGAATTGACACCAGAAGTCAAAAATGATCTTCAAGTTATAAGAATGAGATCAGTGTTGGATCCAAAACATTTCTATAAAAAGAATGATCTTAAAACAATACCAAAGTACTTTCAAATTGGTAAAGTTATGGATTCACATTTGGATTACTACTCTGGTCGTCTTACTAAGAAAGAACGTAAGAAGACAATTGTTGACGAACTTATGGCTGATGCTGAATTTTCTAAGTTTAATAAACgtaaatataaagaaatcaTTGATGAGAAGAAAAAGTTGCATTATAAAGCTCATAGACATGCAAGGAAACTTAAAGggaggaagaaaaaataa
- the LOC126916215 gene encoding estradiol 17-beta-dehydrogenase 8, which translates to MVAGKVAFVTGAGSGIGREVCRILARQGAKVIATDQNLKSAEDTITSLNDSNHLALNVEVSNKQSIQEAFKNAISKYSTAPTIIVNSAGITCNQFILKLTSEDFAKVLDVNLKGTFYIIQTAVKEMINANVSTSGSIVNVSSIIGKIGNIGQANYAASKAGVIALTQTASLEFGQFGIRVNTVLPGFIETPMTETVPDKIKQLFLKKIPLQRKGKPEEVAEVIAFLTSSKSSYVNGASIEVTGGMH; encoded by the exons ATGGTAGCCGGCAAAGTGGCCTTTGTAACAG GTGCTGGTAGCGGTATAGGTAGAGAAGTATGCCGTATTTTGGCAAGACAAGGAGCTAAGGTTATTGCTACAGATCAGAACTTAAAAAGTGCTGAAGATACCATTACATCCTTAAATG ATTCCAATCATTTGGCATTAAATGTTGAAGTGTCAAACAAACAAAGTATTCAAGAAGCGTTTAAAAATGCAATAAGTAAATATTCAACTGCACCCACTATTATAGTTAATTCTGCAGGAATCACGTGTAATCAGTTCATTTTAAAACTCACAAGTGAGGATTTTGCTAAAGTACTTGATGTGAATTTAAAAGGAACATTTTACATAATTCAGACAGCAGTAAAAGAAATGATTAATGCTAACGTAAGTACAAGTGGTTCGATCGTTAACGTAAGCTCTATCATTGGAAAAATTGGAAACATCGGTCAAGCTAATTATGCAGCATCAAAAGCTGGAGTAATAGCTCTTACACAAACTGCTTCTTTAGAATTTGGACA ATTTGGAATTCGTGTTAATACAGTGTTGCCAGGTTTTATAGAAACCCCTATGACAGAAACTGTACCTGATAAAATAAAGcagttatttttaaaaaaaataccTCTTCAGAGAAAGGGAAAACCAGAAGAAGTGGCAGAAGTAATTGCATTTTTAACATCTTCCAAAAGTTCCTATGTTAATGGTGCTTCTATTGAAGTTACAGGAGGGAtgcattaa